GTTAATTGATGGGGTCAGCGCAAGCGAAGCTCTTGATCGAAGCCCCGGTAAACGGCGGCCGTAACTATAACGGTCCTAAGGTAGCGAAATTCCTTGTCGGGTAAGTTCCGACCCGCACGAATGGCGTAACGATGGCGGCGCTGTCTCCACCCGAGACTCAGTGAAATTGAAATCGCTGTGAAGATGCAGTGTACCCGCGGCTAGACGGAAAGACCCCGTGAACCTTTACTATAGCTTTGCACTGAACATTGAACCTGCTTGTGTAGGATAGGTGGGAGGCATTGAAACCCGGACGCCAGTTCGGGTGGAGCCAACCTTGAAATACCACCCTGGCATGTTCGGTGTTCTAACCCAGGTCCGTTATCCGGATCGGGGACAGTGTATGGTGGGTAGTTTGACTGGGGCGGTCTCCTCCGAAAGCGTAACAGAGGAGCACGAAGGTTGGCTAAGCACGGTCGGAAATCGTGCGGTTAGTGTAAGAGCATAAGCCAGCTTGACTGCGAGACAGACACGTCGAGCAGGGTCGAAAGACGGTTCTAGTGATCCGGTGGTTCTGTATGGAAGGGCCATCGCTCAACGGATAAAAGGTACTCCGGGGATAACAGGCTGATACTGCCCAAGAGTCCATATCGACGGCAGTGTTTGGCACCTCGATGTCGGCTCATCACATCCTGGGGCTGAAGCAGGTCCCAAGGGTATGGCTGTTCGCCATTTAAAGTGGTACGCGAGCTGGGTTCAGAACGTCGTGAGACAGTTCGGTCCCTATCTGCCGTGGGCGTTCGAGATTTGAGGGGAGCTGTCTTTAGTACGAGAGGACCGAGATGGACACACCTCTGGTGTTCCGGTTGTCACGCCAGTGGCACTGCCGGGTAGCTAAGTGTGGACGGGATAACCGCTGAAAGCATCTAAGCGGGAAGCCCACCCCAAGATGAGATCTCGCTGGGACCTTGAGTCCCCTGAAGGGCCGTTGAAGACCACAACGTTGATAGGCTGGGTGTGGAAGCGCAGTAATGCGTGCAGCTAACCAGTACTAATGACCCGTGAGGCTTGACCATATAACGCCAAAACAGCTTGCGACATGAGATCAATGTACTCAGAATGCATTCACTTCACAGCTTGGGGCCCAGAGCCCTAAGCTACCCTCTTCGCCTGGTATCCATAGAGCAGTGGAACCACCTGTTCCCATCCCGAACACAGAAGTGAAACGCTGCATCGCCGATGATAGTGTGGGGTTTCCCCATGTGAAAGTAGGTCAATGCCAGGCACCCAATTCAACAACCCCCCCCGAGGATCTCGGGGGGGGTTGTGCTTTATGGGTTGATCTTAAACTGCTTTTCTCGTTATCCTGACCGAGATCTCATCCGCCTCTTCTGTTTCAGATGCGGTTGAGGCGAAAGAGATCTTGTGTGGATTGACAAGAGTTTTGCTGAAAGGAGTATTGGCATGAATATGTGGATCAAGTCGCTTGTTCTTATCTTTGCGCTCGGCGCCGGCAGTATGGCTTATGCCATGGACAAGGTGAATCTGAATACGGCGACAGTCACGCAACTGGAATCGGTCAAGGGGATCGGTCCGAAGCTGGCTGGTGCCATTGTTGCCTACCGTCAGGCGCATCATGGTTTCAAGTCGCTGGACGAGCTCAAGTCTGTCAAGGGTATCGGCGACAAGAAATACGTCAAAATAAAGAACGCCTTCTCGCTGGGGGCGATGAAGTCCACCAAGCCTTAATATTAAAATAAGTAGGTTTTCAGGATCCCGCCCTGACGCGTTCGGGGCGGGATTTTCATTTAAATAAAAGACGAACGCAGTGATGACGGTTTTTATCAATGGTGAGGTGCGGGAGATTTCGGATGGCCTGAATGTGCAGGATCTGCTCAGGCTGCTCGAAATGCTCGATATGCGTTTGGCGGTCGAATTGAACGGTGAGATATTGCCCCGTCGTCTTTTTGGCGAGACGAAACTCGCTGCCAATGACCGGGTCGAAATTGTGCATGCGATCGGAGGGGGATGATACGCAATCATTGCGCGGGTGTTTTGCAGGTGAGCCGCTCTGGCCTGGTGTATCATTCCTAAAATTTGCCATTCGAGTCGGGGGCTCCCGGATCTTCGAGCAAGGGCGCGCGAATGCGTTCCATGTGCGATTGAATTCGGTCGAGTGGCGGTTAATTAAATAAAATATTGTTGCCGGATCCATGTGGGTTCGGCCATTAATCTGGTGAGTTGTGAGGCTTTACGATGTCGATGGAAGATCGGGACGGGTTTATCTGGTTAGATGGGGAGATGGTAGCGTGGCGCCAGGCTCAAACGCATGTGCTGACGCATAGCTTGCACTATGGCATGGGTTGCTTCGAGGGTGTTCGCGCGTACAAGACAGACCGGGGAACCGCCATTTTCCGTCTAGAGGATCATACCCGGCGTCTATTCAATTCGGCGCGTATTCTCGGCATGCCGATGCCCTATTCTGAGAGCGTCATCAATGATGCGCATCGTCAGGTCATTCGGGAGAATCAGCTCCATAGCGCCTACATGCGTCCCCTGGTGTTCTACGGTTCCGAAGGGATGGGGCTGCGTGCGGACAATCTGAATGTCCATGTCGTGGTTGCCGCCTGGGAGTGGGGTGCGTACCTGGGCGCTGAAAACATGCAAAAGGGGATCCGAATCAAGACCTCCAGCTACTCGCGTCACCACGTTAATGTC
The Halothiobacillus diazotrophicus DNA segment above includes these coding regions:
- a CDS encoding ComEA family DNA-binding protein gives rise to the protein MNMWIKSLVLIFALGAGSMAYAMDKVNLNTATVTQLESVKGIGPKLAGAIVAYRQAHHGFKSLDELKSVKGIGDKKYVKIKNAFSLGAMKSTKP
- the thiS gene encoding sulfur carrier protein ThiS, producing MTVFINGEVREISDGLNVQDLLRLLEMLDMRLAVELNGEILPRRLFGETKLAANDRVEIVHAIGGG